In Thiofilum sp., the genomic window CAGTAAAGGCGGTAGCTTTGTGTCCAACGAACATTCTTCTGGCAAAAGCGGCGGCATCAAAGGCGGTAGCTGGTGCTAATCAGTGATTAGCTAGCTATCTCAACACAAGGGAGTTCATTGAAGGGGTAATGAACTCCCTTGGTATTTTTGTGCTCCGAAAAATAATTTTGCGGGATCGAATCAAACCCGTAATCTTTCAGCGGCTATACAAAAAAACAAGCTATTTTGTTACTGAATCCCCAAATAAAAAAGCCCCGTAAACTATTTATTTACAAGGCTTTAAAGACTAGTGGGTCGTGCGCGACTCGAACGCGCGACCACCTGATTAAAAGTCAGATGCTCTACCGACTGAGCTAACGACCCGTCTTGAGGCTGCGTATTCTACACAACTTAGATTCAGTTGCAAGTCATTTTTGGATTTTTTTGCAGTTTGAATATAAATTATTCATTCCCCGTCCACACCCAAGAGCATTGGTTTAATATCTAACACGTCGTCCCCCGATCTACAGTCTAGTAACACCAAACCAGCGCTCTTTTCCGGTAGATAGGGCAAAGTAATCCATAGCTGAATAGCCAGTTGAGCACTTAAGGCGTTTAAATGCTGTAACGTGTCACTCAAACTAGGCTCATGAAAATTCACTAAAGGTGCGTCCCAAAACAAACTGTAATAACTCGCTCCATGCTTTACTGCTAGTGCTCGCGCCAAACTCAAACGCAAAGCCATCGCCATCTGACGTTGCGCCTCCACTTTGAGCACTTTAAAAGGAGTACGCGATTGCGCTGGTTCATGTAGCGCATACAGCATCAAATCCTCAGCTAACTCTACACCTTGATACTGCCCTTCGGTCATGGCTTCAATATAGGAACGGGCGCTGTGATTAATAGCACTATTAAAACGTTGAGCCGCCTGCTGATGGGCACGACTCACCAACCCCTGTGCCATAATTTGAATTTGTAACTGAGTCTGAGCCATTTTAAACGCCATTTGGCGCTCTAATTGCTGCTGCTGTAAGGATTGAATATCGTGCGTTTTCGTTTGCTCACGATGAATATCATCATTAATACGTGATACTAATAGGCTTAATGCTTGCTGCCGCCGCTGTAGATTAACCACCAGACCATCTGCAATATGACGCAAGTCTGTCGGCTCTATCGTATAGCTCTCTACCTTATGCGACCAGTTAGCTAAGGAGTACATATCCATCAGCATGTCAGCGCTTTCAGGGGCTAATTGTTTCTCGCGTAACCAATCAACCGTTGCAGGATGTAATAGCTCATACAAAGAACGACTCATCATACGATACCCCGTATAAAGGCGCTGAGCTAATAAACCTACCTTGCTATGTAGCGGGTTTAATTCCTCATTCGTTAAACGATAGGCAAAAAAAGCGGCTATAGCCGCCGCACCACCTAATAACACAGTCCCCCAAATAACCGGATGGGAATACTCTGCTAAAGACGCAGTAAGCCACTGAGGAAACTCAATACTTAACGTGACTAATAACAATAACATCAGCATCAATACTAATAAGACTCCAGCCCCCCAGAGCAGATAATTAACTTGGCGCTTGATCTGATGATAGATGGGATAGCGCTTTTCATAATGTTGCGCCTCCTCAGTGATTTGCTCGGCTAGCGCATAATGCTGCTCTTGAGAACCCGATAACTCAGCCTGCGTTTCTTGTAGCCACTTTAAGCGCAAGGGATCGATCACACCTTGGGCTAATTGTGCTTGATGCTCTTGCAAAGTCTTTTCTACTTGCTCCGATTCAGATAAAGCAATACGGGCATCATGCTCAATCAAATCATGAACTTGCTGATAAATTTGCACCCCTGCCATCGCTTGTATCGCCTCTAAATCGGCATTAGGCGCTTCCGTAAGCTGCTGACTCCAATAAAAGGTTTGGCTAAAAACCTTATAGCCATAGCCTAATAAATTTTGTAATACCGCCTGAACCCGATGGGCAGCATCAGCGATCACTTGCCCCGTAGCACGATCCCAAAGCACTACACTCATATGCCCCGCCGCGCTGATGGTGCGCTCAATCAGTAAGGTTTTATCATTAATCTGAAAGGCAAGCTGCACTATGGCTTCTTCATGTCCCCAGCGCACTAATTGATGTAAGGTTTTGGTACTGATGCGATCTGTTAAACCAAATAAGGCAAAAGTAATCGCCTCACCAATAGCACTTTTACCCGTTTGATTACCACCGACCACCAACAGCACGCCACTAGCAGGGATTAATTGAATATTGAGATGGAGAAATTGTCGAAAATTTTGCGCCTGAAGCGCTTGAACCATCATGAGCCTGCTTCCTGTTCAAGCTGGCTCACAGTATCGATTTGGGTCAGGGCATAACTGACTGCTTGCAAATATAATTTGCTATCAAACATGAGTGTTTGTTGTTGGATCAAACGGTCGGTTTTGCAAAACTCCAAAAACCGTCGACCCGCCGCCGTCCGTGGCATTAAAGTCGTATACCAATCAGGTGTTGGCTGATAAGACATAAACGTACCTCGTGCGGGTAGGGTTAAAGTGCTGCTGAACTAAAACCCCTCACTTGTCATTTGCTCAATTCGCGCCTGCGCCAAACGGGCTGCATTACTATTAGGGAAATACTCCACCGTATCTTCTAAGGATTGACGTGCCATTTCCCAACGTTTTAGCTCATAAAAAGCATAACCCATTTTTAAGGCAGCATCGGGCGCTTTAGCACTATTTTTATAACGTTGTAATACCTTCATAAACTCATCCGCAGCACGGGCATAGTTATTTTGCGCATATAATGCCTCTGCTAACCAATACTGGGCATTAGCAGCCAAAGGATGATTCGGGTAACGCCTTAAAAATTCCTCAAAGGCGGGCACGGCTTGGGCTGGACGTGCTAATAATAATTTATAAGCCGTATTATAAGCATCACCGGCTGCGACATCGGTTTGAGCCTCATTAGCAGGTATTAAAGGTGCACTCGGTGTCACGTCAGAGCTGCGCAATGAGGTGGCTGCGGGCTGAGTGACTGGTTTAATGGGTTTATCTGCACGGGTATCTGCCGCTGTTTCCGTACCATAGTAATAATAACTATCGGGACTGTTGGGGCTAATATTTTCTGCACGCCCCACACCCACCTCTGGGCTATTAGCAGGATCTGGAATAGTAATGCCTTCTGCACTTACGATGGGTTCTATTCTAGCACTCGGTACGGGTGCGGGTGCTGGAGCAGGAGGCTGTATAGGTTGAACGCGCTCCGAACGCACGGGTTTATCCGCAGGAACTTCTAATTTTTGTACCCGTTCATCCACTTGCAAAAAGCCATCTTTTTGATGCTGTTGCAAAGTCTCGACTTGATGACGTAATTCTTGATTTTGCCCGCGTAAATTACGCACTTCTTGTTCGAGCTGATTCAGCCGATTTAATAGTTGTGCGGCTGCCTCATTATCTACCGGAGCGGCAGCAACTTGCGTTGCCACCCCACCGACTAAGCCCCCTAACACCCAACCTATTATTGTTTTCTTCATGGTGGATTATTCTCCAATATATTTAATCTCCACACGACGATTTTGTGCCCAAGACTCTTCATCTTGACCTAATCTAACTGGCATTTCTTCGCCGTAACCAATGGTATTCATACGTGCTGCACTGGCTCCACGTACCGACATATAATCACGCACAGCCATGCTACGGCGCTCGGATAAAGCTAAATTATATTCGCGTGAACCACGATCATCCGCATGCCCTTCTAAGCGGATTTGTGCATTAGGATTAGCACGTAAGTAATTAGCATGAGCATCCAGAATTGCCATGTACTCAGGCTTAATAGACGACTGGTCATAATCAAAATAGACCACGCGACGCGCTAATAATCCAGCATCAATTCCCCCGTTACCGCCTTGATTATTATAATTACCGCCCGCACCATACTGATTATTACCGTACTGACCACCTGAACCGTATTGACCAGCCCCCGCTTGACCTGATTGGTTAGTACCATATTGACCGCCTGAACCGTATTGACCTGTTATCCCACTTCCGCCGCCACGGTTGGCTTGTTGCTGACGAACACGTGCGGCAGCCGCTGCAGCGGCACGTTGTCGCGCTAACTCCGCTTGCCGTGCACGTTCAGCCGCAGCTCTACGGCGTTCCGCTTCATAAGCGTCATAACCTACCCCACTGCCATTATCATAACCGCTAGTATTCGTGCCACTGCCCCCACGTCCTTGATGTCCGCCTTGTCCACCTTGTCCACCACGACCTCCGACACCACCCATTCCTGCACCATTAGCGCCCTCTAAATAAGTAGTCTCAGTCGTCATAGTGGAGGCATTAGCTTCTAATGGGGCTGTACTTTGCTGTGCACATCCCCCTAAAGCCCCAGCAACTAATACGGTCAAAATAGAAAATTGCTTTATACGCATAGCATAAGTCCTTGACTTGGTTCAATTATTATAACGAACGTTTAGGGTAAATAAGGCGACCAAGCAGGATCACGAGCTGATCCCCCTTGGATAGGTAAAAACTGGCGCGATTTACCATTATCACTCGATACCGCTAATTGCTCCCTACCCCCTGCACGAGTGGCATAAACCACCATCGCTCCATTCGGTGCTAAGGAAGGGGATTCATCTGAACCACCTTTAGACACCGTAGCACTCTCTTTAGAAGAAGCATTCATAATCGCAATCTTAAAACCCGCGCCTAGTGAGCGCACCATACCGATCTTATTCTTTACAATACTAGGTGCAGCGTTGTAATCCCCTTGGAAAGTAATCCGCTGCCCATCACCCCCACCTACGGTAGTCTGATAAAGCTGCGGCTTACCCCCCTGATCAGAGGTATAAATAATCGTATTATTACTCGCCCATGCCGGCTCAGTATCAATAGCTCGGTCTTGAGTCACCCGTTTAATCGCGCCATTACGTACATTGACCACGTAAATGTCCGTATTATCCTCATCGGTTAAACTAATTGCGAGTTGTGAGCCATCCGGTGACCACGCAGGTGCTCCATTCGTACCTTCATACAAGAGCAATACCCGTTTATCCCCACTTCTAAGGTCTTGAATAAACACAGCCGAGTGATCTTTTTCAAAGGACGAGTAAGCTAAAAAGCGTGCATCCGGTGACCATGCCGGAGACAAAATCGGTTTATTCGATTGCATCACCACTTGGGGGTTATAACCATCGGCATCCGCCACCATTAACTGAAAAGTCTGATTACCCGCCACCCCATTCGCCACGACATAAGCTATCTTGGTATCAAATGCCCCACGAATCCCGATCATCTTTTCAAACAATAAATCCGCTGCTTTGTGCGCCATACGCCGCCTATTAGGATGGGGTGGAATACGATAGCCCGCCACACGCTCACCACTTGCGGTATTAATCAGCTCCACCGTAAGAGTATCGGTTTGTGTTCCTACCACTACATAATCCGCTCCAGAGCGGCGCAATACCTCTAAATTAAACGGCTTACCCAATTCTAAGCGCTGTCCGGCTTTCGCTGGATCAATCAAAGTAAAGCGTCCACTACGATCAAAATCAGCCTCAATAATTTTGGCCGCCTGAGCATCTCCGGCAAAAGGCGCGATCATAATCGGCAGGGCCTCATCGATCCCATCGGTAATCCGTACTTCAATCGCGGCATACACCGAAGTAGTCGCCATGACACATAGCGCTATAATCCACTTAAATATTGCTTGATAGTTCATAAGGTTATGGCTCAAAAATAATTCTCAAATCTTCGTTATATAACTCATCGTAACGCGGTCTAGGAAAGGGTTCAGACTTTCTAATTGCTGCTACTAATGAATCACAAAACGCGCGACTACCACTACAATTCGCTACTTGTAGGCTTTTGACATAGCCCGGCGGACGTACATTGAGGGCAATAGTCGCCCGCATGCCAAAGGTCTCTTCTGGCTCAATCCAGTTAGAACTCACGCGCTGACGAATTTGTTGCGCCCATTCACGTTGACCTCGATCTAAGGCTTGGCGGTCTGCACCGCTTGAAGCGCGGGCACTAGCTGACTCTCTGGCCCTTGCTTCAGCGCGGGCGCGAGCAGCGGCAGCTTCAGCTTTTTCCCTTTCCTCAGCTTCGGCACGGGCACGAGCGGCAGCTCTAGCACGAGCGGCATCTGCCTCAGCTTTTTCTTTCTCCTCTGCCTCCGCGCGAGCACGAGCAGCGGCTCTAGCTCTTGCCTCCGCACGAGCGCGGGCTTCTTCCTCTTCCTTAGCCCTTTCTTCTGCTTCGGCGCGTGCACGAGCAGCGGCTCTAGCACGAGCGGCATCCGCTTCAGCTTTTTCTTTTTCCTCCGCCTCGGCACGGGCGCGGGCTTCGGCTCTAGCTCTTGCCTCCGCACGGGCGCGGGCTTCTTCCTCTTCCTTAGCCTTTTCCTCCGCTTCCGCCCTAGCACGAGCGATTGCTCTAGCACGGGCTATTTCAGCCTCGGCTTCTGCTTTGGCTTTTTCTTCTGCCTCTGCTCTGGCTCTCGCATTAGCTCTAGCACGAGCTTCTGCTCTGGCTTTTTCTTCTGCCTCTTCTTTAGCCTTCTCCTCAGCCTCCGCTCTTGCACGGGCTGCTGCTCTGGCACGGGCTATTTCAGCCTCGGCCTCAGCTTCTGCTTTGGCTTTTTCTTCTGCCTCTGCTCTTGCACGAGCCGCCGCTCTAGCACGGGCTTCTGCCCTAGCTTTTTCTTCTGCCTCTTCTTTGGCTTTAGCTTCGGCAGCCTCGCGCTCTTTGCGCTCTGCTTCTTTAGCTAGCCATTTCTCACGGGCAATGGCTTTAGCCTGTTCTTCTTCCCGACGCTTAGCTTCGGCTTCAGCGGCTGCAATACGAGCGGCTACGCGGTCACGTTCTTCTGCTTTGGCCTTTTCTTCAGCTTCAGCTTTGGCTTCTTCGCGGGCTTTCTCACGTTCGCGTTCACGACGTGCTTCGGCTCTGGCTTCCTCCCGTGCTTTTTCTGCCGCTTCTGCCTTAGCTTTTTCCTCTGCTTCGGCTTTAGCCTTCGCTTCTTCACGCGCTTTTTCGCGCTCGCGCTCTCGACGTACTTCGGCTCTGGCTTCCTCCCGTGCTTTTTCTGCCGCTTCTGCCTTAGCCTTGTCCTCGGCTTCCGCTTTAGCCTTAGCGTCTTCGCGTGCCTTTTCACGCTCACGCTCTCGACGCGCTTCGGCTCTGGCTTCCTCCCGTGCTTTTTCTGCCGCTTCTGCTTTAGCCTTTTGCTCGACCTCAGCTTTTAATTGTTGTGCTCGTGCTTGCTCTTGCTGCGCTTTTTCTTCCGCTTGTGCTTGTAAACGTGCCTCTTCTTGGGCTTTTAGTTCGGCTTGGCGTGCTGCTTCCTCAGCCGCTTGACGTTCAGTTTCTAAACGAGCTTGTTCTTGTTTAGCACGCTCTGCTTCTGCCCAACGCTCTAGCTGTTGTTTAGCAGCCGGATTAGTGTCTTCTGGTAAATTTTGCTGCTCTAAAGGAGGTAGGTCAGACAAACTTTGTAAGCGATCAGGTAGATTAGTTTGCGCTGCGGTATTAGGAGGGGAATTGCTTTGAGTCGTTTGCGTGGGAGTTTGAATCCCTTCGGTCATTAGCACCGTAGTGGGCTGATCAGTAACCTTAGGCTTAGGTTGCCAGTTAAAACTAATAATCAGCAATAGCACCACCAAAATATGAAAAATAATGGCAATGGCTAAAGCTTTGGGGTGTTTAAGTAACTCTTTTAACATATTATTTTTCTCAAGGGTTACGCTCTGGATCAGCCATTAAGCCAATTTTTTTTGCGCCTGCTTTTTGTACCGCCACCATTGCTTGCATCAAATACTGGTACTCCACACGTCCGTCACCTTTCACATAGACGGGACGCTCAGCGGCTTCGAGTACTTTGGTCTGAATGAACTGGGTAATTTGCTCTAGGCTCATGGGCGTATCGCCTTCGATAAAATATTGACCGGATCGATCTACCGTCACTATTAATGGCTCTTGCTGATTATTAGTGGTGAGTGGCTTAGCATCCGCTTCAGGTGCATTCACTTCTACCCCTGTTTTCATCATGGGCGCGGTGATCATAAAAATCACCAATAACACCAGCATCACATCGATATAAGGCACTACATTCATTTGTGCCATGACTTTGCGCGGGCGTCTCATGACTTACTCCGCTGAGTCGCCATGTGCCGCTCTAATAGGGCAGTAAACTCCTCACGGAAATTTTCATAACTCACTGCTAAACGCTCTACTTGATCACTAAAACGGTTATAGGCCATTAAAGCGGGTATAGCCGCAAACAAACCAATAGCGGTCGCAATCAAAGCCTCTGCTATCCCCGGCGCTACCACATCAAGGGTGGCTTGCTGCATTTTGCCCAAGGATAAAAACGAATTCATAATGCCCCAGACCGTACCAAACAACCCCACATAAGGGCTGGTCGACGCAACCGTTGCCAAAAAGGTTAGATTCTGCTCTAAGCTATCAATCTCTTTTGAGGCCGCCACCCGCATTGAACGCTGTACCGCATCCGTCACGGAAAAATCCGTATTGGTCGTTTCCAATTTACTAGCACGCCGATACTCGTGAAAACCGTCATAAAAAATACGCTCCATCCCCGTGCGTTGCTCTGCCTTTTGTGACAACTCGTCATACAAAGCGTTCAATGCCATGCCGCTCCAAAAACGCTCTTCAAATTTGACCGCTTGTTGCTTAGCTTTATGTAAGGCATGGGATTTAATAAAAATTAAGGTCCACGACAACAGCGAGGCTAGTACTAATAACAACATCACAACCTGTACTACCGGACTAGCATCGGTAATCAGCTTCATGACCGATAGATCAGCATTCATGCGAGTAAGCTCCTGATTTCATGAGGAATAGCGGTGGATTTAAACTTATCAAGCTGCACACAGACCACTTTGACGCTGGCGGTGATTAAGAGTTCAGCGTCACCCTGAGAATTTAGACGAATGACCGTTTGCTCAAACTCAATACTCGCCCGCCCTAAGTGTTTAATCGCGGCGGTCACTTCAATGTGATCATCGAATTTGGCGGGCTTTAGGTATTCGATAGAGAGACTACGTACTGCAAAAGCAATATTTAACGCACTCATTAAATAATGCTGTTCAAACCCTAATTGGCGCAGCCATTCAGTCCGCGCCCTTTCCATAAAACGTAAATACCCCGCGTGATAAACCACGCCACCCGCATCGGTATCTTCATAATAAACACGAATAGGCAAAGTAAATTGTTTAGAAACTACTAATTGAGTCATATACCCGCAAACCCTATTAAATATAATTCACAATAAATGATTTTAGTTAATTGTTAAAAACTATTTTATTGTTTAACTAGCCAATCACATAAAGTAGCTAATTGATGATCATTAGTTAAATTAGCACAATTAGCTAACTTAGCTGAGACATATAAATCAAAAATTTCATATGCCATAGCAGACTCTATTGCTGCTCCCATTGGAACTAATATTTTCTCAATAAAGTTTGCTAATATATTATCTTTGTCTTCATCACTTAGATGAGCTTTAGCTTTAACAGATAAACCCGCCGCTTCCAATAAACTTTCTCTGATTTCATTTAAACCCAGTAAATCGGAAGCTTTGTTTGAGTGAGTATTTAAATAAACTTTTAATATTTTTGCGCGATCAATAAAAGGCTCTGACTCGATACTACGTCGAAGTGCATAATCTAAAAAACCATTACGCCTAGCTTCTCTAGTCGTTATTAAATCCTCTGCACATTGTATATAAATATTAGTCATTCCCGCCCTCAAAAATTTGCTCACGCAATGCATCCCCTATAGCTTTTGCTAAAACAGGAGGCACCGCATTTCCAACTTGACCAAATTGAGTCATAGTCACTACCCGTTTACTACTATAGGAGTCTAAACGTGTACCTATAAACTCCCAATACAAGGGAAACGTTTGCAAACAAGCTAATTCGCGCACAGT contains:
- a CDS encoding AAA family ATPase, which encodes MMVQALQAQNFRQFLHLNIQLIPASGVLLVVGGNQTGKSAIGEAITFALFGLTDRISTKTLHQLVRWGHEEAIVQLAFQINDKTLLIERTISAAGHMSVVLWDRATGQVIADAAHRVQAVLQNLLGYGYKVFSQTFYWSQQLTEAPNADLEAIQAMAGVQIYQQVHDLIEHDARIALSESEQVEKTLQEHQAQLAQGVIDPLRLKWLQETQAELSGSQEQHYALAEQITEEAQHYEKRYPIYHQIKRQVNYLLWGAGVLLVLMLMLLLLVTLSIEFPQWLTASLAEYSHPVIWGTVLLGGAAAIAAFFAYRLTNEELNPLHSKVGLLAQRLYTGYRMMSRSLYELLHPATVDWLREKQLAPESADMLMDMYSLANWSHKVESYTIEPTDLRHIADGLVVNLQRRQQALSLLVSRINDDIHREQTKTHDIQSLQQQQLERQMAFKMAQTQLQIQIMAQGLVSRAHQQAAQRFNSAINHSARSYIEAMTEGQYQGVELAEDLMLYALHEPAQSRTPFKVLKVEAQRQMAMALRLSLARALAVKHGASYYSLFWDAPLVNFHEPSLSDTLQHLNALSAQLAIQLWITLPYLPEKSAGLVLLDCRSGDDVLDIKPMLLGVDGE
- the ybgF gene encoding tol-pal system protein YbgF, with the translated sequence MKKTIIGWVLGGLVGGVATQVAAAPVDNEAAAQLLNRLNQLEQEVRNLRGQNQELRHQVETLQQHQKDGFLQVDERVQKLEVPADKPVRSERVQPIQPPAPAPAPVPSARIEPIVSAEGITIPDPANSPEVGVGRAENISPNSPDSYYYYGTETAADTRADKPIKPVTQPAATSLRSSDVTPSAPLIPANEAQTDVAAGDAYNTAYKLLLARPAQAVPAFEEFLRRYPNHPLAANAQYWLAEALYAQNNYARAADEFMKVLQRYKNSAKAPDAALKMGYAFYELKRWEMARQSLEDTVEYFPNSNAARLAQARIEQMTSEGF
- the pal gene encoding peptidoglycan-associated lipoprotein Pal, which gives rise to MRIKQFSILTVLVAGALGGCAQQSTAPLEANASTMTTETTYLEGANGAGMGGVGGRGGQGGQGGHQGRGGSGTNTSGYDNGSGVGYDAYEAERRRAAAERARQAELARQRAAAAAAARVRQQQANRGGGSGITGQYGSGGQYGTNQSGQAGAGQYGSGGQYGNNQYGAGGNYNNQGGNGGIDAGLLARRVVYFDYDQSSIKPEYMAILDAHANYLRANPNAQIRLEGHADDRGSREYNLALSERRSMAVRDYMSVRGASAARMNTIGYGEEMPVRLGQDEESWAQNRRVEIKYIGE
- the tolB gene encoding Tol-Pal system beta propeller repeat protein TolB, producing MNYQAIFKWIIALCVMATTSVYAAIEVRITDGIDEALPIMIAPFAGDAQAAKIIEADFDRSGRFTLIDPAKAGQRLELGKPFNLEVLRRSGADYVVVGTQTDTLTVELINTASGERVAGYRIPPHPNRRRMAHKAADLLFEKMIGIRGAFDTKIAYVVANGVAGNQTFQLMVADADGYNPQVVMQSNKPILSPAWSPDARFLAYSSFEKDHSAVFIQDLRSGDKRVLLLYEGTNGAPAWSPDGSQLAISLTDEDNTDIYVVNVRNGAIKRVTQDRAIDTEPAWASNNTIIYTSDQGGKPQLYQTTVGGGDGQRITFQGDYNAAPSIVKNKIGMVRSLGAGFKIAIMNASSKESATVSKGGSDESPSLAPNGAMVVYATRAGGREQLAVSSDNGKSRQFLPIQGGSARDPAWSPYLP
- the tolA gene encoding cell envelope integrity protein TolA, which encodes MLKELLKHPKALAIAIIFHILVVLLLIISFNWQPKPKVTDQPTTVLMTEGIQTPTQTTQSNSPPNTAAQTNLPDRLQSLSDLPPLEQQNLPEDTNPAAKQQLERWAEAERAKQEQARLETERQAAEEAARQAELKAQEEARLQAQAEEKAQQEQARAQQLKAEVEQKAKAEAAEKAREEARAEARREREREKAREDAKAKAEAEDKAKAEAAEKAREEARAEVRREREREKAREEAKAKAEAEEKAKAEAAEKAREEARAEARREREREKAREEAKAEAEEKAKAEERDRVAARIAAAEAEAKRREEEQAKAIAREKWLAKEAERKEREAAEAKAKEEAEEKARAEARARAAARARAEAEEKAKAEAEAEAEIARARAAARARAEAEEKAKEEAEEKARAEARARANARARAEAEEKAKAEAEAEIARARAIARARAEAEEKAKEEEEARARAEARARAEARARAEAEEKEKAEADAARARAAARARAEAEERAKEEEEARARAEARARAAARARAEAEEKEKAEADAARARAAARARAEAEEREKAEAAAARARAEARARESASARASSGADRQALDRGQREWAQQIRQRVSSNWIEPEETFGMRATIALNVRPPGYVKSLQVANCSGSRAFCDSLVAAIRKSEPFPRPRYDELYNEDLRIIFEP
- a CDS encoding biopolymer transporter ExbD: MRRPRKVMAQMNVVPYIDVMLVLLVIFMITAPMMKTGVEVNAPEADAKPLTTNNQQEPLIVTVDRSGQYFIEGDTPMSLEQITQFIQTKVLEAAERPVYVKGDGRVEYQYLMQAMVAVQKAGAKKIGLMADPERNP
- the tolQ gene encoding protein TolQ translates to MNADLSVMKLITDASPVVQVVMLLLVLASLLSWTLIFIKSHALHKAKQQAVKFEERFWSGMALNALYDELSQKAEQRTGMERIFYDGFHEYRRASKLETTNTDFSVTDAVQRSMRVAASKEIDSLEQNLTFLATVASTSPYVGLFGTVWGIMNSFLSLGKMQQATLDVVAPGIAEALIATAIGLFAAIPALMAYNRFSDQVERLAVSYENFREEFTALLERHMATQRSKS
- the ybgC gene encoding tol-pal system-associated acyl-CoA thioesterase, whose translation is MTQLVVSKQFTLPIRVYYEDTDAGGVVYHAGYLRFMERARTEWLRQLGFEQHYLMSALNIAFAVRSLSIEYLKPAKFDDHIEVTAAIKHLGRASIEFEQTVIRLNSQGDAELLITASVKVVCVQLDKFKSTAIPHEIRSLLA
- a CDS encoding AvaI/BsoBI family type II restriction endonuclease, which produces MTNIYIQCAEDLITTREARRNGFLDYALRRSIESEPFIDRAKILKVYLNTHSNKASDLLGLNEIRESLLEAAGLSVKAKAHLSDEDKDNILANFIEKILVPMGAAIESAMAYEIFDLYVSAKLANCANLTNDHQLATLCDWLVKQ